The DNA window GTAGCATCATTAATAATTAGTGGCCGTTTTGTCTCATTTATAATTCCACAATAGACCTCGTTAAGGGGAAATCTCGTCCCCTCTTTAATGCCAATGCCTTTACGGTCTGTGACCGCGTACGTCACCCATTCACCCTCGCTGGCTATTTCAACCGTAGCCATATCCACATCGAGCATCTCTGCAATCCCATTAAGAATCTGCCTTGCAAATTCCTTTGCACTGGTCACTGTGGCAAAGCTTATCTCGTAGAGTTTATGCAGTCTGAAACCGAATCTCTCAAGCTCTGTCGTTGTTTTCTCTGCCAATTCCAGGGCAGAAGAACGGTCGTAGAGTAGCGCCTGTAACGTGCGCGCCCTTGCTCGTTGTTGCAATAATACAAGGCCAATCAGGTATAAAAACAACAGCCCCGATAATATCATAAGCACACGGTTGGCTTTGCGTCCGATCGAAATATCCTGGTGAATCGGAATTTCTCCTTCTCCCAACTGGTTCATGGTGATCAAAAAGACGGAATTGGCTATGCCCAGGTCATCAAGGGAGATGGCATGATAATAGTCGAATAGATACCGTTCTGTGGTCACCCATTTTTCGTATGCCTTTGATAGCTCGTTGACATTTCTGAATAAATCAGGGTTGTATTGTGCCAATTCTTTGTAGCGGGAGAGCAGGGAATCTGCTGATTCAACTGCCTTTGAGAAATCACTGTAAGCAGATTTTATATCACCACTCTTAAGCAGGCGGCTCTCTGCCCCTTTGATCTCAAGGAAGGGGCGCCTCATGGCATCCAGCATTGCAATGGCCGCTTGACCGTTTTCACCCTGCTTGATTTTTGAGGGCAAATTAAACATAAATGTTATACCTGCAAATATGAGGCATCCCACAAATACTCCCAACCAGAAATTACGTTTGTCTTCCAGGTTAATCATATATCCGATTTAACTCTACTTATCTTTCCTGCTCTATCCACCTACAACAACTATAAGAATTTTCTTCTTTAAAAGGTAAATCCACTCTATTTCTTTTATTTCATCTAAGGCCTGCATATAAACCCTTTATCATTGTCGAACGAAAATGAAAATGATTGTTTGGCAACGGCTTCATATCAAGAATATCAAAAACCCGCCTTAGATACAATTTGATTCTGTGTCCTCTGTGGTTAAATTGCATTATTTGAGATTAAATTTTCTTAGCACAAGCACAGCGTTGACTCCGCCAAAGCCAAAAGAATTTGATATGGCAGTATTTATCTCTTTATTTCTTGTCCTGCAGACATAGTCGAGGTCACAGTCAGGGTCAGGATATTCCATATTAATAGTAGGGAGTATAATGCCAGAGCTTATTGACATAGCGGTTATGGCAGCCTCTACAGCACCAGCTCCGCCGAGCATGTGGC is part of the Nitrospirota bacterium genome and encodes:
- a CDS encoding GAF domain-containing protein, which translates into the protein MGCLIFAGITFMFNLPSKIKQGENGQAAIAMLDAMRRPFLEIKGAESRLLKSGDIKSAYSDFSKAVESADSLLSRYKELAQYNPDLFRNVNELSKAYEKWVTTERYLFDYYHAISLDDLGIANSVFLITMNQLGEGEIPIHQDISIGRKANRVLMILSGLLFLYLIGLVLLQQRARARTLQALLYDRSSALELAEKTTTELERFGFRLHKLYEISFATVTSAKEFARQILNGIAEMLDVDMATVEIASEGEWVTYAVTDRKGIGIKEGTRFPLNEVYCGIINETKRPLIINDATTSEEFRNHPGLLKNRVVSYLGVPVFIGEKLFGVLCTCSRSPHYYTEYDRILHQLLSKRLEFEFIKEKYEDEIRAAMRQAEAANQAKSEFLANMSHELRTPLNTVIGFSEALVDGIYGEINKKHKEYITDILDSGRHLLSLI